A single Brachionichthys hirsutus isolate HB-005 chromosome 17, CSIRO-AGI_Bhir_v1, whole genome shotgun sequence DNA region contains:
- the gab1 gene encoding LOW QUALITY PROTEIN: GRB2-associated-binding protein 1 (The sequence of the model RefSeq protein was modified relative to this genomic sequence to represent the inferred CDS: substituted 1 base at 1 genomic stop codon) encodes MSGGDVVCSGWLRKSPPEKKLRRYAWKKRWFVLRSGRLTGDPDVLEYYKNDHAKKPIRVIDLNLCEQVDAGLTFNKKDLEHSFIFDIKTIDRIFYLVADTEEEMNKWVRCICDICGFNPTDDEDSSXLTAHQSAIGGPVVDAPPHPALSNIVGPAAVLSNLPPPYQPVNVRHLDSQSSSEEPQDYLWLVNCESKKPEPSRAHAECSKSTSSETDLNDNLPSHRTPTSSTSSAKHTSHNGFFPQNPAPASASSIYDSPPSRGASISTDSGFYHLPRSYSQDTVLLPKSASSPSAYPDSGDGSELYVFNTPSRKASMEAQMRNLSISYDIPPTPGANCTYQVPRTSSSSTGVGEGGGDVVPPPRPPKPLLNSSSGPPPAPAERSPTDTYHVPRSASETDGNYCVPTGAGVKALRSNTIGTVDCSRLRKDFGSQDCYDIPRSFPSDKSCSFEFSENFNSYFKSKGMMPVGSQSAEEIDQNYVPMSANSPSHHHSGCLPEPIHEANYVPMTPSTMEFSSLGKQVPPPAHMGFRSSPKTPPRRPVLSDCQPPPVDRNLKPDRKGQSPKIIRAKGVGLERTDSQTVGEFPRGRRKGRPAPLEIKPLPEWEEPCTPVRSPVTRSFARDSSRFPMPTRPPSVHSTASSTDSEDCEENYVPMESNMSTDDPNNKLGPPMTADGGSSPVVKPKGDKQVEYLDLDLDSGKSTPPRKMKSNGTGVAASDERVDYVVVDQQRTQALKSTREAWNDGRQSTETDTPSKATK; translated from the exons GCATGGAAGAAGCGGTGGTTTGTTCTTCGCAGTGGCCGTCTGACAGGCGACCCGGATGTGTTGGAGTACTACAAGAATGACCACGCCAAGAAGCCCATCCGCGTGATTGATCTCAACTTGTGTGAACAG GTGGACGCTGGGCTTACGTTCAACAAGAAGGACTTGGAGCACAGCTTCATATTTGACATCAAGACCATTGACCGTATATTCTACTTGGTGGCGGACACTGAAGAAGAGATGAACAAGTGGGTTCGCTGCATTTGCGACATTTGTGGGTTTAACCCCACTGATGACG AGGACTCGTCGTGACTGA CTGCTCACCAGTCAGCCATCGGCGGGCCGGTGGTGGACGCCCCCCCTCACCCAGCACTGAGTAACATTGTCGGTCCGGCAGCGGTGCTGTCGAACCTCCCCCCTCCATACCAGCCGGTCAACGTGCGACACCTGGACTCTCAGTCCAGTTCGGAGGAGCCTCAGGATTACCTGTGGCTGGTCAACTGTGAGAGCAAAAAGCCGGAGCCCAGCAG AGCCCATGCTGAATGTTCCAAGTCTACCTCTTCAGAGACGGACCTGAACGACAACCTCCCCTCCCACCGCAcgcccacctcctccacctcctcggcaaAGCACACCTCGCACAACGGCTTCTTCCCCCAGAATCCAGCCCCTGCCTCCGCCTCGTCCATCTACGACTCGCCTCCGTCACGCGGTGCCTCGATTTCGACCGATAGCGGCTTTTACCACCTCCCCCGCAGCTACTCGCAGGACACCGTGCTGCTTCCAAAGTCGGCCTCCTCGCCTTCAGCCTATCCGGACAGCGGGGACGGCTCTGAGCTCTACGTCTTCAACACGCCGTCGCGGAAAGCCTCCATGGAGGCGCAGATGCGCAACCTTTCCATAAGTTATGATATCCCACCTACACCCGGTGCAAACTGTACTTACCAGGTGCCCCGCACTTCGTCCTCATCGACGGGGGTAGGAGAGGGCGGGGGAGATGTTGTTCCCCCTCCCCGACCGCCCAAACCTTTGCTCAATTCCAGCTCAGGACCCCCGCCGGCCCCCGCTGAGCGGTCGCCTACGGACACCTACCACGTGCCCCGCTCAGCCTCGGAGACGGATGGAAACTACTGTGTGCCTACGGGTGCCGGCGTTAAGGCGCTACGCAGCAATACCATCGGCACCGTGGACTGCTCACGCCTCCGCAAAG ATTTTGGATCGCAGGACTGCTACGACATTCCCAGATCATTCCCGTCTGACAAAAGCTGCTCATTTGAGTTCAGTGAAAACTTCAACAGTTACTTT AAAAGCAAAGGAATGATGCCAGTGGGCAGCCAGTCTGCGGAAGAGATCGACCAGAACTACGTACCCATGAGTGCCAACTCCCCGTCGCACCATCACTCGGGCTGCTTGCCGGAACCCATACACGAAGCGAACTACGTGCCCATGACCCCGAGCACCATGGAGTTCTCCTCCCTGGGGAAACAGGTGCCCCCGCCTGCCCACATGGGCTTTCGCTCCAGTCCTAAGACCCCTCCTCGTAGGCCGGTGCTCAGCGACTGCCAGCCGCCTCCGGTGGACCGAAATCTCAAACCCGATCGTAAAG GTCAGAGTCCTAAAATAATAAGAGCAAAAGGTGTCGGTTTAGAGCGAACCGACTCTCAAACCGTAGGTGAATTCCCACGGGGACGACGCAAGG GAAGACCTGCTCCACTAGAGATCAAACCGCTGCCGGAATGGGAGGAGCCCTGCACGCCCGTGCGCTCGCCCGTCACGCGCTCATTCGCTCGGGA TTCCTCCAGGTTTCCAATGCCAACAAGACCCCCGTCAGTGCATAGCACGGCCTCCAGCACTGACTCCGAGGACTGTGAGGAAAATTATGTACCCATGGAGTCTAATATGTCCACAGATGACCCA AACAACAAGCTCGGTCCACCCATGACTGCAGACGGCGGGAGCAGCCCTGTGGTGAAGCCCAAGGGAGACAAACAGGTGGAGTACCTCGATTTGGATCTGGACTCCGGCAAGTCGACTCCACCGAGGAAG ATGAAAAGCAACGGAACGGGCGTGGCAGCATCGGACGAGCGCGTCGACTACGTGGTTGTGGATCAGCAACGGACGCAGGCCCTTAAGAGCACCAGGGAAGCCTGGAACGATGGCCGCCAATCCACAGAGACGGACACCCCTTCCAAAGCAACCAAGTGA